In Oncorhynchus masou masou isolate Uvic2021 chromosome 10, UVic_Omas_1.1, whole genome shotgun sequence, a single genomic region encodes these proteins:
- the LOC135547480 gene encoding insulin-induced gene 2 protein-like isoform X3, whose amino-acid sequence MADSTVVSEQQPPGSGQTTPSRGPYIAVITNRNTNLGIRGFMLFSIGVFLALVLNLLQVQRNVTLFPPDVISSIFSSAWWVPPCCGTASAMIGLLYPCIDSRLGEPHKFKREWSSVMRCVAVFVGINHASAKVDFANNVQLSLTLAALSIGLWWTFDRSRSGFGLGVVIALLATLSTQLLVYNGVFQYTSPDFLYIRSWLPCIFFAGVITMGNIGRQLALYECKCMSGKTHQD is encoded by the exons ATGGCCGACTCTACAGTGGTCAGCGAGCAGCAGCCGCCCGGGTCCGGTCAGACTACTCCTTCCAGAGGACCGTATATCGCGGTGATCACAAACAGAAACACCAATCTGGGGATCCGCGGGTTCATGCTGTTCTCTATAGGAGTGTTCTTGGCTTTGGTGCTCAATCTGCTGCAG GTACAGAGGAATGTCACTCTGTTCCCCCCTGATGTCATCAGCAGCATCTTCTCATCAGCCTGGTGGGTGCCGCCCTGCTGTGGAACCGCCTCGG CAATGATCGGTCTGTTGTATCCATGCATTGACAGTAGGCTCGGCGAGCCCCACAAGTTCAAGCGGGAGTGGTCCAGTGTGATGCGCTGTGTGGCCGTGTTCGTTGGCATCAACCATGCCAGCGCT AAAGTGGACTTTGCGAACAACGTGCAGCTGTCCCTGACGCTGGCGGCCCTGTCCATCGGCCTGTGGTGGACATTTGACCGGTCTCGCTCCGGCTTTGGCCTGGGGGTGGTCATCGCCCTGCTGGCCACTCTGTCCACTCAGCTCCTGGTCTACAACGGAGTCTTTCA GTATACCTCTCCAGATTTCCTGTACATTCGTTCCTGGTTGCCTTGCATCTTCTTCGCTGGTGTGATAACCATGGGGAACATAGGACGGCAGCTTGCCCTG TATGAATGCAAATGTATGTCAGGAAAGACTCATCAAGACTAA
- the LOC135547480 gene encoding insulin-induced gene 2 protein-like isoform X2, with amino-acid sequence MADSTVVSEQQPPGSGQTTPSRGPYIAVITNRNTNLGIRGFMLFSIGVFLALVLNLLQVQRNVTLFPPDVISSIFSSAWWVPPCCGTASGRANTHTAMIGLLYPCIDSRLGEPHKFKREWSSVMRCVAVFVGINHASAKVDFANNVQLSLTLAALSIGLWWTFDRSRSGFGLGVVIALLATLSTQLLVYNGVFQYTSPDFLYIRSWLPCIFFAGVITMGNIGRQLALYECKCMSGKTHQD; translated from the exons ATGGCCGACTCTACAGTGGTCAGCGAGCAGCAGCCGCCCGGGTCCGGTCAGACTACTCCTTCCAGAGGACCGTATATCGCGGTGATCACAAACAGAAACACCAATCTGGGGATCCGCGGGTTCATGCTGTTCTCTATAGGAGTGTTCTTGGCTTTGGTGCTCAATCTGCTGCAG GTACAGAGGAATGTCACTCTGTTCCCCCCTGATGTCATCAGCAGCATCTTCTCATCAGCCTGGTGGGTGCCGCCCTGCTGTGGAACCGCCTCGGGTAgggcgaacacacacacag CAATGATCGGTCTGTTGTATCCATGCATTGACAGTAGGCTCGGCGAGCCCCACAAGTTCAAGCGGGAGTGGTCCAGTGTGATGCGCTGTGTGGCCGTGTTCGTTGGCATCAACCATGCCAGCGCT AAAGTGGACTTTGCGAACAACGTGCAGCTGTCCCTGACGCTGGCGGCCCTGTCCATCGGCCTGTGGTGGACATTTGACCGGTCTCGCTCCGGCTTTGGCCTGGGGGTGGTCATCGCCCTGCTGGCCACTCTGTCCACTCAGCTCCTGGTCTACAACGGAGTCTTTCA GTATACCTCTCCAGATTTCCTGTACATTCGTTCCTGGTTGCCTTGCATCTTCTTCGCTGGTGTGATAACCATGGGGAACATAGGACGGCAGCTTGCCCTG TATGAATGCAAATGTATGTCAGGAAAGACTCATCAAGACTAA
- the LOC135547480 gene encoding insulin-induced gene 2 protein-like isoform X1, whose product MSLCSPLMSSAASSHQPAMIGLLYPCIDSRLGEPHKFKREWSSVMRCVAVFVGINHASAKVDFANNVQLSLTLAALSIGLWWTFDRSRSGFGLGVVIALLATLSTQLLVYNGVFQYTSPDFLYIRSWLPCIFFAGVITMGNIGRQLALYECKCMSGKTHQD is encoded by the exons ATGTCACTCTGTTCCCCCCTGATGTCATCAGCAGCATCTTCTCATCAGCCTG CAATGATCGGTCTGTTGTATCCATGCATTGACAGTAGGCTCGGCGAGCCCCACAAGTTCAAGCGGGAGTGGTCCAGTGTGATGCGCTGTGTGGCCGTGTTCGTTGGCATCAACCATGCCAGCGCT AAAGTGGACTTTGCGAACAACGTGCAGCTGTCCCTGACGCTGGCGGCCCTGTCCATCGGCCTGTGGTGGACATTTGACCGGTCTCGCTCCGGCTTTGGCCTGGGGGTGGTCATCGCCCTGCTGGCCACTCTGTCCACTCAGCTCCTGGTCTACAACGGAGTCTTTCA GTATACCTCTCCAGATTTCCTGTACATTCGTTCCTGGTTGCCTTGCATCTTCTTCGCTGGTGTGATAACCATGGGGAACATAGGACGGCAGCTTGCCCTG TATGAATGCAAATGTATGTCAGGAAAGACTCATCAAGACTAA